A DNA window from Macadamia integrifolia cultivar HAES 741 chromosome 4, SCU_Mint_v3, whole genome shotgun sequence contains the following coding sequences:
- the LOC122075440 gene encoding shikimate O-hydroxycinnamoyltransferase-like — protein sequence MIIVVKESIMVKPAQDTSQKVLWSSNIDLIQQNFHITAVYFYRPNGSLNFFDAGILKEALSKVLVAFYPWAGRLRRDEDDRIEINCNGEGVLFVEAETTSVIDGFDDFTSTMKFRPLIPAVDRSNDVSFFPLVMFQVTRFKCGGVSLGVGWEHCVGDGMSLVRLINTWSEIARGVDITIPPFIDRTLLRARDPPTSAFHHVGYQPPPSMKTPRQTIKSLFGPNTITNATFKITRDHLSNLKAKSKEGVRGNTCNYSSYEVLAGHVWRCVCKARGYTDDHETKFYMPVDGRSRLHPPVPPGYLGNVIFTTAPTAKAGELMNNPLRYAAGRIHDALMRMDDEYLRSAIDYLELYPNLTVSIPEIDRLLINSWVRLPIYDADFGWGGPIFMGPIWPSLEGHISVQPRPTNDGSLLMAVSLKSKHMKVLQKILYEF from the exons ATGATAATAGTGGTGAAGGAGTCGATTATGGTGAAGCCAGCGCAGGATACGTCGCAGAAGGTGCTGTGGAGTAGCAACATCGATTTGATACAACAAAACTTTCATATAACGGCCGTTTACTTCTACAGGCCAAATGGGTCTCTCAACTTCTTCGATGCCGGCATTTTGAAGGAGGCATTGAGTAAGGTGCTTGTGGCGTTCTATCCCTGGGCAGGGAGGTTGAGGCGAGACGAAGATGATCGTATTGAgatcaactgcaatggagagGGTGTATTGTTTGTGGAGGCTGAGACCACTTCTGTTATCGATGGTTTCGATGATTTTACATCGACAATGAAGTTCAGGCCACTTATCCCGGCCGTCGATCGATCTAACGAtgtctctttctttcctctcgTCATGTTTCAg GTGACACGTTTCAAATGCGGTGGTGTTTCCCTAGGTGTGGGATGGGAGCACTGCGTGGGGGACGGAATGTCGCTTGTCCGCTTGATCAACACGTGGTCTGAAATCGCACGCGGGGTCGACATCACCATTCCACCCTTCATCGACCGAACACTCTTGCGCGCTAGGGACCCACCAACTTCAGCATTCCACCACGTCGGCTACCAGCCCCCTCCTTCCATGAAAACACCTCGACAAACCATAAAATCCCTATTTGGTCCCAACACAATCACCAATGCTACTTTCAAGATCACCCGTGACCATCTCAGCAACCTCAAGGCCAAGTCCAAGGAGGGGGTCCGGGGAAACACATGCAACTACAGCTCCTACGAGGTGTTGGCCGGACACGTGTGGCGCTGTGTATGCAAGGCACGTGGCTACACCGATGATCACGAGACCAAGTTTTACATGCCTGTTGATGGACGGTCCAGATTGCACCCTCCGGTTCCACCTGGTTACTTAGGCAACGTCATCTTCACTACCGCGCCGACCGCCAAGGCCGGCGAGCTCATGAACAATCCGTTGAGGTACGCTGCGGGGAGGATCCATGACGCCTTGATGAGGATGGATGATGAGTACTTGAGATCAGCCATTGATTACTTGGAACTTTATCCTAATCTGACGGTTAGCATTCCAGAGATCGACCGTCTCTTGATCAACAGTTGGGTACGGTTACCGATATATGATGCGGATTTCGGGTGGGGCGGGCCGATATTTATGGGGCCGATTTGGCCCTCTTTAGAAGGGCATATCAGCGTCCAACCGCGCCCCACCAATGATGGGAGCTTATTGATGGCCGTTTCTTTGAAATCTAAGCATATGAAGGTCCTTCAGAAAATTTTGTACGAGTTTTAG